TATTCTCTGAGTGATTATTTGGGGTGGTCTGCTACCACCCCGAAGTGGAATGAGTCTCTTATTATgaacagtttgttttgttgtttttgttgttgtatttattcttatctaaaaaACATTAACCAAAGAAGATGTCACTTCCGTGTCAAACTGCATTGGTAGGAAGCTGTCAAAGCTAAATATTGAATTACATCTGTTAATTGacagcttcaaaaacaaagtgaataaaAGCGTTAcctatttatataaaataaatcaacagtTAAAACGTCttcatcatttaaagaaaaggccATTAAAGCATACATTTCCAGCTAATAACAAATGCGATTTTTTaccaaacttttattttgaagagatAGAACGGAAGTACCTCCGGTTGCTTATAGGACGTGGTGTTTAGACAACCAGGCAGTGAGTAGATATTAGCATCAATAACATCTAATAAAAGATGGTATGGATTTCCATTGGAACTTGTTGGTTTATTTCTTTTTGACACCGGAAGCACGAAGctttattttgctttgaaaTAACGTTATGACATGTGTTTACCTCAGTGAGGACAACCAAAGCTCGTTGATCGATCGTCAGATTAGCTAGAAACGTGACTGTCAGAAAAGGACCCCCTAAAAGCCTGAAAACATGTCACCTGTACCCGTCCTGCCGCTGGTGATCAACTGCTTCCTGTCTATGCTCGGCTGTATGGCCACACTGAAACTCATTCCTGCTTTCAAAGACCATTTCATCTCAGCCAGGTTGTTCGGAATGGACCTAAACAAAACGTCCAAAAAGGAAGTGTGAGTAATGTTCTTATCCAACCTATGATTTAGTATCCTAATAAAGTTTTAAGTTTAATATGCTACTACTTGTTTGGAAGTCACTTGTGCTTTTTTCCCCTGTACTAATTCTCGCCTTGTGTCTCTTCCTGGTCAACCCTGCTGCAGCCCAGAGTCCCAAGGAGTCATCAGTGGGACGGtcttcctcatcatcctcttctGCTTCATCCCAGTGCCTTTCCTTAGCTGCTTTGTAGGAGACAAGTGCATGGGCTTCCCACACGACGAGGTGGGTCTAATGATGCATAATAAACCTGTGTGTTTTGATCAAATCTGAAACTCACCTGCTGTCTGTTTTGGTCAGTTTGTACAGCTGATAGGTGCACTTCTGGCCATCTGCTGCATGATCTTCCTGGGCTTTGCTGATGACGTGCTGAACCTGCGGTGGAGACACAAGCTCCTGCTTCCCACCATGGCTTCCTTGCCGCTGCTCATGGTCTACTTTACCAACTTCGGCAACACAGTCATTGTGGTGCCCAAGCCTTTCAGAGCCCTGCTTGGGCTGCACTTGGATTTGGGTGAGTGAGGCGGTAGTTTGAGGCTAAGCATTGCCCAGATGTTTTTATACACCCAAGATCTTTGTCTGGGGTACTTTCATATTAactcatttcatttgtatttcttctacAGGTATTCTCTACTACGTCTACATGGGGATGCTTGCGGTGTTCTGCACAAATGCAATCAACATCCTAGCAGGCATCAACGGCATAGAGTCGGGTCAAGCCTTGTTCATCTCCGGCTCCATCATCGTCTTCAACCTGGTGGAGCTCAGCGGTGTGTGGCTGTTAACCCTCTCATCACTGGCATTGCAGATCACACACTCTGCATATCATGAGTGTAttttacacattaatacattGATTAAACTTGACATCCCTGGAATAAGTAAATAGAGTTCAGGAATAATAAGTGTGGGGTTTTCGTGTCACACTGCAGTTGCATAATTTATGAATGCTTTAAAGTCCGTCCTGTTGCACAAAAATcctttttacattcaaaatgctGATCATGTTTCACCTAACCATCAATTGTTGGTCTTATCTTGTCAGGAGATTACCGTGATGACCATGTGTTCTCCCTCTACTTCATGATACCATTCTTCTTCACCACATTGGCACTTTTTTACCACAACTGGTGAGTTAAACCTAATACCCAGGGCtttaaaaactgtgtttacTCTCCTCTATATCATCTCAACTTCCATCCCCTTTGGTCACAGGTACCCTTCATCTGTGTTTGTTGGAGACACTTTCTGCTACTTTGCTGGGATGACCTTCGCTGTAGTCGGCATCTTGGGACACTTCAGCAAAACAATGCTGCTGTTCTTCCTTCCTCAAGTGGTTAACTTTCTCTACTCCTTGCCACagcttttccatgtcattccctgTCCCAGACACCGGCTCCCCAGGTAACCTGCCAGACAtgaacttaaaatgtgtttttttttctcatgttttgttCATCATGCATGCTGATTATGTACTCTCATTGTCTGCCTTTTTGTTCCTTTGTTCCTTCTGATGAAAGGCTGAATCCAGACACAGGCAAACTGGAGATGAGCTACTctaaatttaaaagaaaagaccTCTCTAAATTAGGACACCTCATCCTGAAGGTAATGCTCTTGCTCTATGATTCtctagtttaaaaaaagcttgaaTCAGAATTGGTTTTATTACCAAATAGGTTTACACATGTGAGGGATTTGCTTTTGGTATTTTTGgtgcacacaaagacacagtaAGAATAATAGGTAGCTAATTGCTTGTGTTATCAGACCAACAGTGGAatctatttaattaaaaataatataatacagagGAGATGGACCTAGAGATTTAAAGGTAATTTCACTTAATTCATTTACTGAAATAaacattcagttttatttgacCTAACCATTTcgttaattaattaattgtttgTGCTCTGTTTAGCACACATTACTTGACCTGATTAAACCCGAATGACCATGTTTATGTATTGCGTTTTGGTCTATGTGGGTCCCATATGAGGAAGGCTTTCTGCTATGTGTATTCATTCATGacaatatattttgtttatccTCTACAGGTAGCAGAGTTATTAAAGCTGCTAGAGGTGCGACGAGGCCAGAAGGGAGATGAAGAATTTATTGAGTGCAACAACATGACGTTAATAAACCTGGTTCTGAAATGTCTCGGCCCCATCCATGAGAGAAACCTGACAGTCATCATGCTCATCATGCAGGTAGAACAAATctccttctgtgtttttaatgagtATGGAATGTCACACTTGATGATCATTTCTGTTCCTCTCCCAGGTGATGGGCAGCGCAGTGGCTTTTGGGATCCGTTATCATCTGGTGCGTCTCTTCTACGACGTCTAGACAGCCTCCGGGGAAAGAGGAGCGAACGCTGACTGAGAAAATGATATTGTTCTATGGATCTATTTCACAGGCTTGTGTTTCATCTGCCTTTTGATAGCTTCCATTACCTCACTGTTACTTTCCGCCTAACACTTTACCTGCAGTAAGGACAAAGGGCAAggttcaaatatatattataacagTATCACATGCAGTGTACAAGTATCAACAGCAGGGTTGTCTTTCTCAGTAAATACAAACAGGAAGAAGTAACTGGTTATGAGTGATTAATGAAGGTATATTTTTGTACTGGTTTTTTAAAGGAAAGTACAGTAGGTGGGCGTGATGCTCAGTAATCAGGGCAGCCAACATAAACGTCTGGCTGCTGCTAAATTGTTACTATTTGAAAACAGATGTGTGGAGGTAATATTCACACAGTGCTCCACAGCTCAAATCTGCTGTTAAAGCAAAAATGGGTATGGTTAAATGAACTCATTCACTTTTCCATGACGATTAACCCATGCATAATATGAATGAATAAGTTAATAtatgatttttgtttgtttgtaatgtTTACCTCTAAACAAACGCACACAGACGTGTCATTGTAAGAGGTAACAAAAATTAAAATCAGCCTGAAAACAGCGAGCAAGGTGAATACAGGTACATAGTGGGGATATTAGAAGAGATAAAGGGAGTCTCGATTGATAAGAAACAGTTACTTATTTTTAATAGAAGGTGAGCGGTGTCCTgatgagaagaaagagaagaattGATTGTTTATACCTTTGTTGGTATTGTTGGATACAAAGCTGTATTTTTATGACTGATATGCATTGTTTCCCCCAAGGGTTCAGCATACATCAATGTGAAGTAAACTCGCACTGGATTATCTTTCTAAGGAATGTAACTACAAGTGAGAAACTGTTTACTGTTGAACTGGAAGCctcaaaataagaaatgaaagctaagaaattaaaataaaggtgTGTTGGGTCATTATTTGCAGTGGTTTGAGAAGTATTCAGTATCTTGATTAGAAACAGTAATATGACTGtatgtttataaataaaaggtaTGCATTGACAACTGTattatgtaagggataatgtgcagcaaggcGGTCATTATTGGAAAAGAACACCCGATTTTGCAGGTatcttgtgaatttactccaggtgtaactaaagtcagATTTAAGTTTTGACTATATTTCACTTAATTCATCCAACTCTGTAAattaactaaaggtattaaatacatgtagtggagtaaaagtacaccatttacctcgaaattgtagtggagtagaagtacaaagtagcataaaatggaaatactcaagtaaagtacaagtatttaaatattgtacttaagtcaatatacttagttacttcccacctttGCTTTAATTGTTTAGTGAGGCGTTGTGCTTTCATTATATCGCACTTGTGTAAAGGATTTGTATTAAGCTATTAAACCTCTAGTGTTCGGTAGTCTATGGCCGGAACACACTACCACAGGTCGGAACGGTTGAAGAATGCGTTGTTTCCGGGGACACATTTGCGCTGCACACTCCGTGTTTTTTGTGGCTGgccaaaacaattcaaaatatttcttatgtcagtgttttttaaCAGGACGTTATTGAGTTGAAATTCCTATTCTGGTATCATTTTGAAAGTCATGTGTTTTTCCTGTTGTGGTTTGTAAAGGTGTAACGCACGGAGAGCTTGTACATGTTTAGAGactgtaaataacaacaacacacaggttTAGCTAGCTCCAGGTTATGGTCAAGTGTTGTAGCTCGAGTCGTTTCCGTTggataaaacacattacacGTATTTATGACCCAGAGAGATGGCTCCGAGCAAACGGATTCTGAAGAAAACGCTGAAGGTGGATTGTGAATGGAGCTCGTGCCAAGAGTCGTTCAGTCGGATGGACAACTTCTGCAGTCACGCGGAGGGTCACCTGAGCTCTCGGGATGTAGAGCAGGAAGACGACGAAATGGAAGGTGAGTAGGTTTTAGTATTATTGCTTAATGCATACTCAACTGGCTTTTTAATTGTGCTGTAGTGCCCATAAATATTACATAGATAagacattcattcattcaggtGAGTTACACAGACTGTTTAACTACACTTTACAAACACTACACACTTCCTTTCATAGGTGTGTAGTGTTTGTTCTACTATGTTTGTATGAAAATGTGGCTGCTGTCTCTGTAAAAGgcacattttctttatgtagcacctttcaacacaaggcaagtgctttaagagcattaagaaatagtgcagcggTGACACATTATAAAGTGGCATTTAAAAAGCTAAGAGAATCAAAGTTAACCACATGAATACAAGTTTCAGTGCAGTGATATATATGAAattgttcaattaaaaaagcagtggcaaaaagaaaagtcttcagtcTGGATCTAAAAGTTCTGGTAGTTTTTTTCCAGATACTTGGAGCATAAAAACTGAATGCTGCTTCcccatgtttagttctgactctgggggCAGAGTGTGCATTTATTTGGAGTCCTAACGTCACAAGACTGAATGGATTTTTACAACAATATTTGGATAATTTAGAAGCCCttaaatccaataaaaagagGTGTGTCTCATGTGTACAGTGTGCTAATAATATCTGATATGGATTGGGAGTTAAAGTAATGGGTCAAATGAAATGGAAGCTATTGAATAACACGGCAgctattcaaatatttatgtcAAGTCTAGACATGACACATCAGTAATCAAAGATAGTGTgctaaatatgaaacatttgttatatttaagcatacatttcacacattattAGCATTTAGCACCTAAAATAACCATCCTCTGACTGCAGACACTCTCTGAAACTGAGTTAGGAGACCAGAGGGACTGTGTGCATAATATCCAACCTAAAGCTCACTTCACTGCGGTTGCATTGTGTAGCCATAGCAAAGGCTGATGCCTGCCTACTAATGCaatctttttacttttgaagCAGAAAGAAACTGCCTCTGGAGAGACTGTGGTTTCTGTTCTGTGGAGGGTACTGAGGAGATGCGGCGACATCTGTTCTTTCACTGTTACCATACAAAGCTGAAGCAGCTGGGTCAGCAGGTGCTTGACGCACAGCCGAAAATTGGCACCTGCTCCATCGGCTCCCAGAGCCGCAACATCATCCCTGAAATCCCAGAAAACTTTATCTGTCTTTGGGAGGAGTGTGAGGTAAGCTTGGTGCTGCTGTTGATGTAGCAAGGCAATCCTTACTgtatatcttgtttgtttaaccACCTACTCCCATTCAGTCGCCTATTGAGTATGCAAGAAAGCAAAGCAGACATCAGAAGGAAAGAAATCTCTCTGCAGCACGATGCATAcaacaaattattattaaaaccgTTATACTTTCCCCTAATGTTGCTGTTTGGGGAATTTGGAGCCAATTATTTTTGGGAGCTTAGCAATTAGACACTGCCTTCACTTTCATGTGCACACAGTCAGAGGATCTCTTTCATTCAACTGTTTGTGAAGTAGAATTTAAGCCTTGCTTCTTCAAAtcttaatatttgtgtttttttctatctATGGGTATTTATTAAAGCAACCACCATATGAAAACCCAGAGTGGTTCTATCGCCACGTGGAGATGCACAGCCAGTGCATAGAAATACCAGCAGGAGAATGTGAATTTCCAATACGATGTGGATGGAAAGGTACGTTACTTACAACAATATCGATGTAACTTTAGACTGAACAGCCGATTTATGGTCAAAGAGGTTCTTTATAAATCTTTATTTGGAGTCACGTAACATTTTTGAATTACAGTTTGCACAattgacatttcaaataaagcCTAAAAAAAACCAGAGGGGATGTTATCTGTttttaagagaaagaaaatacagcaggaagtataaaaacaaaaggatagCCATCTCTAAAGAATGCATTGCTTCAACTTTTTGCAAGTTTCCTGAAATTAGTGTTTTTAATTCTTTCCCTTACAAACATTTTGTGGAGTATATCATACCAGATGTCCGGTTTAGGGGAATTTCCTTGTGATTGCTGACTTCAGAACTAAGATTGTTGGTTGTTTAGTCTTAAGTTCTGGGCCTGTCATTCCCCAGATTGTGAAGCCACGGCTAAAGGGCGTCCTAAGATTCGGGAGCACCTGCGCAGCCACACTCAGGAGAAGCTAGTGGCGTGTCCGGGCTGCGGGGGGATGTATGCAAGCAACACCAAGTTCTTTGACCACATCATACGACAGAGTGCCATGGAAGGTAAAGAACAGAAGATTGAATAacaatatgaagctgaaaattagcataacatGTCTTCTTGAAGTCATTTTCTGAGCTTGTCTACGTGCTGTAGGTCAGAGGTTCCAGTGTTCGCACTGTTCCAAACGATTTGCAACGGAACGACTACTGAGAGACCACATGAGGACCCACGGTTAGTGCCTTCTTTATTCGTCTGCAAAGTCAATTGAGTCTTGAGTGTCCAAAGTGTTTGAACTGCACCCTCACTTACTACTAACTACCATTTGACACACCATGCCTTACACCATGCAAGAGCTACCCttgcatttaataaaaaaagttcTGGTTGATGTCTGTCTTGTTATAACAACAGTGTCGAGTTCGATTGAATCAGCTCTGACTAGATGATTAAATCTCATcacttgttttcctttttcttgtcGGTACAGTGAGCCACTACAAATGCCCGCTGTGTGACATGACTTGCCCGACTCCCTCCGCTCTGCGCAACCATATAAAGTTCCGTCACAGCAACGAGAGGCCGTACAGCTGCGAATACTGCGAGTACAGGTATCGCACAGAGCTGC
This Eleginops maclovinus isolate JMC-PN-2008 ecotype Puerto Natales chromosome 11, JC_Emac_rtc_rv5, whole genome shotgun sequence DNA region includes the following protein-coding sequences:
- the dpagt1 gene encoding UDP-N-acetylglucosamine--dolichyl-phosphate N-acetylglucosaminephosphotransferase, giving the protein MSPVPVLPLVINCFLSMLGCMATLKLIPAFKDHFISARLFGMDLNKTSKKEVPESQGVISGTVFLIILFCFIPVPFLSCFVGDKCMGFPHDEFVQLIGALLAICCMIFLGFADDVLNLRWRHKLLLPTMASLPLLMVYFTNFGNTVIVVPKPFRALLGLHLDLGILYYVYMGMLAVFCTNAINILAGINGIESGQALFISGSIIVFNLVELSGDYRDDHVFSLYFMIPFFFTTLALFYHNWYPSSVFVGDTFCYFAGMTFAVVGILGHFSKTMLLFFLPQVVNFLYSLPQLFHVIPCPRHRLPRLNPDTGKLEMSYSKFKRKDLSKLGHLILKVAELLKLLEVRRGQKGDEEFIECNNMTLINLVLKCLGPIHERNLTVIMLIMQVMGSAVAFGIRYHLVRLFYDV
- the hinfp gene encoding histone H4 transcription factor isoform X1; amino-acid sequence: MAPSKRILKKTLKVDCEWSSCQESFSRMDNFCSHAEGHLSSRDVEQEDDEMEAERNCLWRDCGFCSVEGTEEMRRHLFFHCYHTKLKQLGQQVLDAQPKIGTCSIGSQSRNIIPEIPENFICLWEECEQPPYENPEWFYRHVEMHSQCIEIPAGECEFPIRCGWKDCEATAKGRPKIREHLRSHTQEKLVACPGCGGMYASNTKFFDHIIRQSAMEGQRFQCSHCSKRFATERLLRDHMRTHVSHYKCPLCDMTCPTPSALRNHIKFRHSNERPYSCEYCEYSCKNLVDLRKHLDTHSTEPAFHCEVPGCGFTSRSLITMKIHHKKEHEGNFVARYKCHVCDQCFTRGNNLTVHLHKKHQFKWPSGHPRFRYKQHDDGFLRLQLIRYESVELTEQLMRERQSRQAEEDEDSGMNEEDSSGAASSELQVELRGFLLEEPEASAEEGGQEEGMLYVLAGGFSPTDDSDMQQLLDGAQHQGSQVL
- the hinfp gene encoding histone H4 transcription factor isoform X2, translated to MAPSKRILKKTLKVDCEWSSCQESFSRMDNFCSHAEGHLSSRDVEQEDDEMEERNCLWRDCGFCSVEGTEEMRRHLFFHCYHTKLKQLGQQVLDAQPKIGTCSIGSQSRNIIPEIPENFICLWEECEQPPYENPEWFYRHVEMHSQCIEIPAGECEFPIRCGWKDCEATAKGRPKIREHLRSHTQEKLVACPGCGGMYASNTKFFDHIIRQSAMEGQRFQCSHCSKRFATERLLRDHMRTHVSHYKCPLCDMTCPTPSALRNHIKFRHSNERPYSCEYCEYSCKNLVDLRKHLDTHSTEPAFHCEVPGCGFTSRSLITMKIHHKKEHEGNFVARYKCHVCDQCFTRGNNLTVHLHKKHQFKWPSGHPRFRYKQHDDGFLRLQLIRYESVELTEQLMRERQSRQAEEDEDSGMNEEDSSGAASSELQVELRGFLLEEPEASAEEGGQEEGMLYVLAGGFSPTDDSDMQQLLDGAQHQGSQVL